The following nucleotide sequence is from Methylotenera sp. G11.
ACAATCAGCTGCGATGCGACCGCCTTGAATGCGTCGATAATGGGAAAGCGGGCAAAAGAGCTATTTTCCGCAGGTGAACTATTTTCAGAAAGTGAACTATTTCTCATCGTGTGCTGATTATAATCTTGATGCCGGCACAGCCTGATGAATTAGTTTTTATTTCGGCATTCTGGCCCATGCAAGTGCCATGCGTGGCCGTAGAACAAAATAGCCAACCTTGCGGTTGGCTTCTTGTTTACACCATTAACAACGAAGGTTAATAACTTCTAGTAAGAACCCACTTTACTATGGTTTTAATATCGTCATCTTTTACTTTGGGGCTGTTGGCAGGCATAGGCATCTTGCCCCATACACCGCCGCCACCCGTTTTGACTTTTTCCACCAGTCTTGCTTCTGCGGATTTATCATCTTTATACTTCTGTGCAACATCCTTATAAGATGGCCCAAGTACTGCGTTCTGCAAGCCGTGGCACATCAGGCATCCGCTTTTCTGCGCAAGCGCTTCTACCGGATCCGCCGCGTATGCAAAACCAAAACCGGACATCAGCACGCTGAATAAACATGCTTTTTTAAAAAGTGTATTCATGCATTATTTCCTTTTTAAATTATGGTAGGCAATTACAGGCTAAACACGTTCATTGCGCCGCCGCCAGGTGCCGCATTGTATTTAACCAGCTCTTTATAGCCGCCAGCTGCACCCAGGCCATCGGTATCGTTCGTCAGGCCCAGGTTCATTGCAACACCCGCCCAGCCGCCGATGCCGGAAAGCACACCGATATACTGCTTGCCTTTATGGCCGTAAGTGATGGCGTTACCGACTACACCTGAACCTACCTGGAATTTCCAGAGCTCTTTACCTGTGTTGGCGTCAACCGCTTTCATCCAGCGATCCAATGTGCCGTAGAACACCAGGTTGGAAGATGTCACCAGGGCACCGCCCCATGCTGAGAACTTCTCTTTGTTGTACCAGGCTTGTTTGCCTTTCAGGCCGTCCCAGGCCATAAAGCCGCCCATGACGCCATCCGGCCCTGCAAACATCGTGAGTGTTGCACCCACCCATGGCTGACCCGCTACGTACTTGGATTCAACAGGCTCGTAAGTCATGCAGACATGGTTCATCGGCACATAGAAAAGTCCGGTTTTAGGTGAGAATGCAGCAGGCTGCTCATCTTTCACGCCCAGCGCTGATGGACATACGCCCTGCGCGTTGTAATCCTGGTGGGTTGAGTAAGCTGCATCTTTGATCGGCGTACCGGTTTTCAGGTCTATGCTTTTTGCCCAGTTCACAAACGGCTGCATTTTCTCTGCAACCATCAGGCTGCCATTCGTGCGGTCAAATGTGTAGGCGAAACCGTTACGGTCAAAGTGCGTTGCCAGGCTCTTGCCTTTGGCATCCCACAGGATGGTTTCATTCATGCCGTCATAAT
It contains:
- a CDS encoding c-type cytochrome; the encoded protein is MSGFGFAYAADPVEALAQKSGCLMCHGLQNAVLGPSYKDVAQKYKDDKSAEARLVEKVKTGGGGVWGKMPMPANSPKVKDDDIKTIVKWVLTRSY